The Proteiniborus ethanoligenes region CGAAGTATGGTTAATGGCTCATAGAATAGAAGCTGACCAAGACAATGAATTCATTGATGTAGGAAGATTTATACATGAAAATTCTTATCAAAGAGAAAAGAAGGAAGTATCTTTAGGGAATATTAAAATAGATATATTAAAAAGAGAAGATGGAGAATTAGTAGTAGGAGAAGTAAAAAAAAGTTCTAGGTTTAAAGAAAGCGCAAGAATGCAGCTTGCTTATTATTTATTTGAACTTGAAAAGAAGGGTATTAATGCTAAAGGAATATTGATGTTTCCTAAAGAAAGGCAAAGAGAAGAAATAATATTAAACGAACAGTTAAAGGCGAAATTGGATCAAGCTATAAATGAAATATTATGGATTATGTATCAAGATAAACCGCAACCTGCTCAAAAGATATCGTTTTGCAAGAATTGTGCATATAATGAATTTTGTTGGGCTTAGGAGGTATTAAATGAAAAAAATCATTTATATTTTTAATAATGGTACTCTGAAAAGGAAGGATAACACAATTGCTTTTGAAAGTGAATTAGGAAGAAAAGTTTTACCCATAGAAGACATTAGTGAAATATTTATTTTTGGAGAAGTGGATTTAAATAAAGCTTTTCTAGATTATATGTCACAAAAAGAAATTATCTTACATTTTTTTAATTATTACGGTTATTACTCAGGCTCTTTTTATCCTAGAGAACATTTAAACTCTGGTTATATGATATTAAAACAAGC contains the following coding sequences:
- the cas4 gene encoding CRISPR-associated protein Cas4, with amino-acid sequence MEAREEIKVTGTLIWYYYICKREVWLMAHRIEADQDNEFIDVGRFIHENSYQREKKEVSLGNIKIDILKREDGELVVGEVKKSSRFKESARMQLAYYLFELEKKGINAKGILMFPKERQREEIILNEQLKAKLDQAINEILWIMYQDKPQPAQKISFCKNCAYNEFCWA